One stretch of Manis pentadactyla isolate mManPen7 chromosome 10, mManPen7.hap1, whole genome shotgun sequence DNA includes these proteins:
- the LOC118922110 gene encoding LOW QUALITY PROTEIN: olfactory receptor 2AE1 (The sequence of the model RefSeq protein was modified relative to this genomic sequence to represent the inferred CDS: deleted 1 base in 1 codon): MSHLISTSCSPGTEKGEMWQRNQISPADFILEGFFGDSLTHRLPFSLTMVVFLVAVSGNTLTILLICADPRLHTPMYRLLSQLSLMDLMHVSTTIPKVATNYLSGKKSISFVGCATQHFLYLSLGGAECLLLALMSYDRYVAICHPLRYTVLMNREVGLMMALMSWLGASINSLIHMAILMHFPFCGPRKIHHFYCEFPAVMKLVCGDITIYENTVYISSVLLLLFPIFLVSTSCVFILHSVIQLRSAGSKRNAFATCSSHLTVVSLWFGACIFSYLRPRSQHTPLQDKVGSVFNSIITPTLNPLIYTLRNKDIAKALRRVLGREIITPRVQLQLPGI; encoded by the exons ATGTCACACTTGATCTCCACTTCCTGCTCCCCAGGGACTGAGAAAGGGGAGATGTGGCAGAGGAATCAGATCTCTCCGGCAGACTTCATCCTTGAAGGTTTCTTTGGTGACTCCCTCACCCACCGTCTTCCTTTCTCCTTGACCATGGTGGTCTTCCTTGTGGCGGTGAGTGGCAACACCCTCACCATTCTCCTCATCTGTGCCGATCCCCGGCTTCATACACCCATGTACCGCCTACTCAGCCAGCTCTCCCTCATGGATCTGATGCATGTCTCCACAACCATCCCCAAGGTGGCTACCAACTACCTATCTGGCAAgaagtccatctcctttgtggGCTGTGCGACGCAGCACTTCCTCTATTTGTCTCTGGGTGGTGCCGAGTGTCTTCTGCTAGCtctcatgtcctatgaccgctatgttgccatctgCCATCCACTGCGTTACACCGTTCTCATGAACAGAGAGGTGGGACTGATGATGGCTCTCATGTCATGGTTGGGAGCATCCATAAACTCCCTAATTCACATGGCAATTTTGATGCATTTCCCTTTTTGTGGGCCTCGAAAAATCCACCACTTCTACTGT GAGTTTCCAGCTGTTATGAAGTTGGTATGTGGAGACATCACCATTTATGAGAACACAGTGTACATCAGCAGCGTCTTGCTTCTCCTCTTCCCAATCTTCCTGGTTTCCACATCCTGTGTCTTCATCCTCCACAGTGTCATTCAGCTGCGCTCAGCTGGCAGTAAGAGAAATGCCTTTGCCACTTGTAGCTCTCACCTCACTGTGGTTTCCCTGTGGTTTGGTGCCTGCATCTTCTCATATCTGAGGCCCAGGTCCCAGCACACTCCATTGCAAGACAAAGTTGGTTCTGTGTTCAATAGCATCATTACTCCCACACTGAATCCTTTGATTTATACTCTCAGGAATAAGGACATAGCTAAGGCTCTGAGGAGAGTGCTGGGGAGAGAGATTATTACTCCAAGAGTGCAACTGCAGTTGCCTGGCATCTAA